A region of the Haematobia irritans isolate KBUSLIRL chromosome 5, ASM5000362v1, whole genome shotgun sequence genome:
acaacaCTCACTCTCTACAAAGATAATAGAGagaagaagatgggaaattggctgtaGAGCACATCAAACATGTACCGTGCTAGGCCCATACTTGTCGTTtaccgaaccaaacgcgtatacgaccaaAGACAATGAACttaaggaagataggaaatcggcttgcgtcataccaaatgttgcatttaccatgttagttccatacatgtttgtaattgttttatttcattttcgtttttgttttttaaataaaaaacttaatttactttatgaaacaatgttaaattttaggcaacaaaaaaaaaataaatttttttcgtgcacttaatttctttttacttgcattttaatgctatgtcaatacttgtcgtattcgCGTATGAAACTAAcgcggtaaatggtttgatctcctcagtagccaatttcctatcttcctaaagtttattgtctttgtatacgacaagtattgaccaaagacaataaactttaggaagataagaaattggcttgcgccataccaaatgttgcatttaccatgttagtttcatacatgtttgtaattttttatttgttttttcgtttttattttttaaatgaaaaacttaattttcttaatgaaacaatgttaaattttaggcaacaacaaaaaaattacattttcccctttatggaaatttatttcgtgcacttaatttgtttttatttgcattttaatgccacGTCAAACTACgaaaagtatgaaactaacccgtaaatggtttgatctcctcagtagccaatttcctatcttcctaaagtttattgtctttggtattGACGTGAAGTtgagtgttgttattgttgtttataacacttttttatacacaccatatacttgttaatatcaaagaatgataataataaaaaacatcaacataaaatgaaatgaataaagTAATAATTTAAAGATATGTTGAAGAatggaaatatatgaaaaaatgtaatttacactaggcaacaaaaaatattattaatgaaatgaaaaattacatatgaaaaaaatgaaatgattttTTGGTTTAATGTCGGTTGAcattaaacaattttctttaataatccattttacggAATAcagactttgtgaaaatttgctttgggctattccccatcaatttgcaacaaatacgtataattttaagcctttttactgatttagttttcactttagagattttagccgctaaactcgaacttaatactcacctaaaAAGTGTAGAACTTTGCTATTAAAAgatcaacatttatttttctatttttgttgtttataaaGTTCTAACAATTTCTCCGTTGCAGAACGTTCTGTATCCAATGGTTGTGAAAGTTCTCTGGAAGGATACTTGGTATTATTGCTATCAGGAGTTTGTAACATAAACGGTGTCCATGGACCCTGGATTGAAGGGACATCAGTGTGCCACATCTTGCGCAAACGTACTGAACTAGATGATCCATTTTGAGTTTTCAGCAAGTCTATCCATTTAGAAATATCATCCTTGGAGGAATTGCGACAGTTTAACCACTCACGTTCGCCATTCACTGATAGAAGAAGAAATGAAGTTGAAAGCAGGcaatattacattttttattacaattaaaatttgttacgtACAATATTCTCCTACTATAACCGGCGTGCGGTGACGCCTAGGTTTGACATAGACAACAACACCAGGATTTTCCTTGGCAAAGTCCACCAACCCTCTTTCAATAAATTCACTGTGTAAAAGAGAACATTAACTGTCTGCTATTGTGGTTTTAATCTTACATTTTTACCGCATTCCCTTACTGGATCCGTTATGCTTGCAGAATTTTAATGTAATCCTCTGTAGTTGACACACACAGCGTCCGATACCATTATTTAGCGGAACTCGAGCAAAAACAGATTTCAGAAATATGTGACTATTCGACATTATAAAAATTAGTTTGTCAAACTACACAATTTATTTCcagtcggaattttattttcaagtgGACTTTTTGAGACAGACGATAATGTGAGTTATTGTGTAATGTAAGTAATTAGTCCTAAATGTAACGTGGTGTAAGTTCAATACGATATATGTAAGTACTAAATAGGAACTGAAACGCAATTATGCGtcagtagcaaaaatttatttgtatctaCAACAAAAAACCACTTGTGTATATATAGAGTGTAGAATAATACtgcgttctcaccaagcatgttttgaaatttgaaaggtTTTCGCTTTATAAGCATTTCGAAATGAGTAGTTTTCCCCATACAAAAaatcaagttcaaaacacaagttttcctccaaaacacgtcaattttataaGGTAAACgcccctaatttggaatatgctctgactgaacatactcttttcaaaatatatgacaaattactaaaataaatttcatagaaaaaaacaataaacaaagaacatagggatgtgaaaataacttaaaaaatgttttccttttgCGTATATTTGAATTTATGCGTCTTACAcactataagtttttccggacgaaatgtctgtgtttgtaaagaatcttatatAATCTGCACGGTGCATTATGCGTCGTTCAAATCAagactgtggagtcgagtcaattttgctcaactcgacagcatttcttatttgcctcgactccggagtcgactccagttggtgtgcctaaatctcattttaacagtattccaattgtaattttaaggtgtagtgttccaaaaatagaccgatataagtattctattttgccataagtgtttatatgtccaaaaaactctacttttaatttttgacatgactcgacgacaaatctgagcattttagggatgtaacacaggatgagcgtttttcaaatgcaacaacttttcagtttgtatgtaaatataattttcaacataaattcaacttgacttgaaacagatcatcttcaatacatcttcaaattgtttgcgaattacttccaatttgccaaaatgttgacgaaatctttgaaaaagtgttgaagataatatgagaaaactttgacaaaactaacctaaaatgcaacgaagaaccatgtggttttcaatacttatttgtgcaacgaagttcgtggtcaattggaagaaataaaaaaattggaaaattgagGACAAATAACTGAACttactccaaatagtttataataataaggccggtactatgttcattcttgcgaaaaatttttatggaaaccattatttcgcacatagaaagcggcgtttttttaggtagcttggagcgctattttacagggagcgatattggattaagttggtggttgttgcttgtttttacaaaataacattttatttttccttgggcaattgatctgctattcctttgatcctttgtatagtttcggaacaaaaatatggtccgtgtttgatttataaacccgcacaaatagtttttaaaaaaataaattatttcttaattcacattgcaaatggcgccgtgctgtaaacgtcagtttttcaacacgaaaaaacaaagtatcacaaatggaaaaaatttcgcaaatttttcgcattttttggttttgtatagagtttcaacgcgaaaaccgaacagagtaccggcctataggtaagtgaaactaaaaaataaataaaactttaaggaagtcaccaaatgtatatctctttgcagaaaactataatagggctgttttctttttgcactggatagaaCTTTTGTATGgtaatcgttgcactggtgttctatccagtgcaactatcagtgcaagtcgcaccaGAGTCACCATTATATGCGAATTTTGTagttatcaaaatatgaattgGCAACTAACTAAAATACTGGGGAGGAACACATCTCAAGTAAATGTCACATActgaaaagaagaagaaacaaaagcaaatgtaaataaacaaaacagaagtatttgtttaaattttgtttcactgCAACAAAAACAGGAATATGTATCGAATTATGTAGAAATATCTAGTGGCCCAACTTTAAATGTAGCGTCTCTAACAACTTCCAATAAAGGAACTCTCACGGAAGTGACGATTTCATTTGGACATTTCGTCAAAGGCCTTCTCTGTATTTCGTGAGACTCACAATAATTATGgagttcgaaaaaatttaaccgcgccttaaatttttacaaaaacacctTAAATGGCATGAGAATCAgtgaaatgtgttttattttccTACAAATCAAAGTTTAAATTGCATGGCTCGGGTGGTGGAAGTTTAGTACGAAggtccaaagaaaaaagtcttaatccaagaaataaaaacagtTCCTTCAACAATGGTGGGGGTAATATTATGGTCtgggggtcgttttttggacatGTTATGGCTCCGATTTATAGAGTATAGAGGGCACTATGCttttgaaaatcttcaaaaacagtTTGTCCCATGTAATATTACCATAACAATCACGGGAAATACCGTCTAAATGGATTATTCAGTGCGATCATGATCTCCAGCACTCGTATAGTGTGCTAAAACaacttatttctaatgaaaaagtgTGTGTACTTGTACTCTATGTTTCGAATTTAGGCCAATGTCGTtcctatgtttaataaaaaaataatgtattatacccttcattgtggaccaaattcattgataccatctcaagtttgttgcgagctatataaaggttgatattcccatatgcatgaatttgaatctgcaccgatttagacaaaattgtatacacttcaacaaaatctatgtacttaatatTTGAATCTAACTTTATGGGACGAAAcataattttagtcaaaaaaaaaaaaaataataataagaaaatctGAAGTCTGGCGGTGCAGACTATAATatacacaactttgtatttagatccacattttgataaaatctcaatccTTCAATTTTGTTGAGTGCTttgtataaaggtttatgttgctATTTacctcactcgatttggacaatgTATATTGTAATACTTCTATAAAGAGTGCGACGCAGGGTATACATTTTTaggcaatttcgcaaaattgaatttataatcggtcgaaagatttaTATTAGAGGTTTTTTAAGAATCAGTGACCATCAGCACGAAATaacattatatgaaaatttactatagaaatacattttcaataaatatgctaaattttgagaaaattttctatagaaataaaattttgacaaatttttctatagaaaaacaagtaaggaaagtctatagtcggacagggccgactatattataccctgcaccactttgtcaaattttttgagtggtatatataaagatttatgttcccatatacatgcatttaaatctgaaccgacaatatatttaagaccaaaattctattgacttaaaatttatgtcggctaatgccctggggtggaacacaatgttagtaaaaaacaagtaagtaaagtcgggctgggccgactatattatacccttcaccactatgtataccaacatttgtgttaccaccttaactacttcaaatttgctgggagctatgcaaaggtttgcatttccagatacaaatacttataatgaagagaatatttgtacaaaaacactAGAATTAAAATCGGCTATCAccatgggatgaaacacaatgttagtaaaaaatatgggaaatatgaagcgagagaaattttaatgcaagtgTACAAAAggacatttatgatttatcaggcgatacatatgtataccaaatataggaaaattttagtaatatttgcaatttttgctactcaccagtggcgattttaaaaggatattggtagatctcgccaagatatgtggtcaagtgtgggttgtaacatattatttggccatgtcgagcgacttggagccttatttaaaaatcaactgttctgtggaaattctggcactacaggatatgactaagctatgaggaaatcatcacagagttttgtctaaagtgtgggaattttggtcatatttgtaaTAACTGGAAACACGAATATATGGgggttttatctaaatctgtaccaaaTCAGATCAAACtttacacacttaaatatctaaaatattaaagattttaaccaaatttaacacacataacgacatctaaatctgaatcgatttcaatcaaatttaccaagcattgctagaatgttaattctactctctgtgcaaaacttcacgaaaatcggtagtaaactttggcctctgttgtcatatgagtctaaatcggacgaaagatatatatgggtgctatatctaaatttgaaccgatttcaatcaaattttgcactcgtGACTATATGGCCAAGCGTTatgtttgagcaaaatttcaaccaaatcagggtaaaactcaggctgaatccatataagtgcatatcgtacgaaacatatatatgggacctatatctaaatctgaaccgatttcaatcaaatttggcacacatgactatactaccaattgtactccttgtgcaaaatttcaagctaatcggtataaaactctggctgctgggtccatattagtgcatatcgggcgaaagatatatatgggagctatatctaaatctgaaccgatttcttccaaaatcaatagggttctattctgacccaaaacacatacttgtgccaaattcgaagtcgattgggcttaaattgcgacctagactttgattacaaaaatgtgttcacggacagacggacatggctatatcgactcaggagcccaccctaagcatttttgccaaagaccccatgtgtctatctcgtctccttctgggtgttgcaaacatatacactaacttataataccctgttcaacagtgtggcacagggtataaaaattttataaattgttgttcattaggccgtgaagtacaaaaatataacagcagacatatactgctgtttttagcagactttttctatgagtatactggaagtcgagtctgaatttggaaaataaagttgttaacttgttttaaaggattttaatagcatatggagaacaaaagctgaaaaaattaaaacttaaaattcgCTTCCTAGAAAGAAGTACACCaaaccgaaatttaaaaaaaaatgtgtcttaaaaatatccttactagtattctccgcttctttggctcggatttaaaaaaaaaaaggaaaaaaaggaaagggaaaaagtaaatttttaaagtaaagacaaaatctttgtaacaGGACAtgcctttttttgagtgtatactgcttaattttcataaataaggaaattcggttcatctcccaaacctataccaatgatacccttgcttatgtttactaattcgcatggggtggtttagggtatgatatagtcggccccgcccaataccgatatggaacaatt
Encoded here:
- the mRpL43 gene encoding mitochondrial ribosomal protein L43 translates to MSNSHIFLKSVFARVPLNNGIGRCVCQLQRITLKFCKHNGSSKGMREFIERGLVDFAKENPGVVVYVKPRRHRTPVIVGEYLNGEREWLNCRNSSKDDISKWIDLLKTQNGSSSSVRLRKMWHTDVPSIQGPWTPFMLQTPDSNNTKYPSRELSQPLDTERSATEKLLELYKQQK